A DNA window from Haliovirga abyssi contains the following coding sequences:
- the rimO gene encoding 30S ribosomal protein S12 methylthiotransferase RimO, whose protein sequence is MKLALVSLGCHKNLVDSENLIGILSKRKDVEIISNIEEADVAIVNTCGFIGDAKEESIETIIEVGELKETGNLKKLIVAGCLAQRYSEDLMEELSEIDGIIGTGEIDKIEEVLDEVIDGKKIIKSESLDFLANSETERVITTMPHTAYIKIAEGCDNRCAFCIIPYLRGKYRSRTIEDIIKEIENLVSNGVREVNIIAQDTTEYGIDIYGKRRLADLLREIAKVEELERIRVFYTYPSNFDDELIKVIKEEDKICKYIDIPIQHVSDKILTSMRRRGTAKEMKELLYKIRREIPEAVFRTSLIVGFPGETEEEFEELKDFVEEFKFNYAGIFNFSREEDTPAFDLENQIDDDTRHKRWVELTNIQSKIAENINRKYIGEVVEVIIDGVSEESEYMLEGRTCGQAPEIDGKVLINDGTGERGEIVKVKIEQNFDYDLLGGIIENEFTK, encoded by the coding sequence ATGAAATTAGCTTTAGTAAGTTTAGGATGTCATAAAAATTTAGTAGATAGTGAGAATTTAATTGGGATATTATCAAAACGAAAAGATGTTGAGATAATATCTAATATAGAAGAAGCTGATGTAGCTATAGTGAATACTTGTGGATTTATAGGAGATGCAAAAGAAGAATCTATAGAGACAATAATAGAAGTTGGAGAATTAAAAGAAACTGGTAATTTAAAAAAACTAATTGTGGCTGGATGTTTAGCACAGAGATATTCAGAGGATTTGATGGAAGAATTATCAGAAATAGATGGAATAATAGGAACAGGTGAAATAGATAAAATAGAAGAAGTTTTAGATGAAGTGATTGATGGGAAGAAAATAATCAAAAGTGAAAGTTTAGATTTTCTAGCTAATAGTGAAACAGAAAGAGTCATTACAACTATGCCACATACAGCATATATAAAAATTGCTGAAGGGTGCGATAATAGATGTGCTTTTTGTATAATACCTTATTTAAGAGGAAAATATAGAAGTAGAACAATAGAAGATATAATTAAAGAAATAGAAAATTTAGTATCAAACGGAGTAAGAGAAGTGAATATTATAGCCCAGGATACTACAGAATATGGAATTGATATATATGGAAAAAGAAGATTAGCAGACCTTTTAAGAGAAATTGCAAAAGTGGAGGAATTGGAAAGAATAAGAGTTTTTTATACATATCCTAGTAATTTTGATGACGAATTAATTAAAGTTATTAAAGAAGAAGATAAAATATGTAAATATATAGATATTCCTATTCAACATGTGTCAGATAAAATATTGACATCTATGAGAAGAAGAGGGACTGCAAAAGAGATGAAAGAACTACTTTATAAAATAAGAAGAGAAATACCAGAAGCAGTCTTTAGAACATCTTTAATTGTTGGATTTCCTGGAGAAACTGAAGAAGAATTTGAAGAGTTAAAAGATTTTGTAGAAGAATTTAAATTTAATTATGCAGGAATATTTAATTTTTCAAGAGAAGAAGACACACCTGCTTTTGATTTAGAAAATCAAATAGATGATGATACAAGACACAAGAGATGGGTAGAGCTTACCAATATACAAAGTAAAATAGCAGAAAATATAAATAGAAAATATATAGGAGAAGTTGTAGAAGTAATAATAGATGGCGTATCTGAAGAATCAGAGTATATGTTAGAAGGTAGAACTTGTGGACAAGCTCCAGAAATAGATGGAAAAGTTTTGATTAATGATGGAACTGGAGAAAGAGGAGAAATTGTAAAAGTTAAAATTGAACAAAATTTTGATTATGATTTATTAGGAGGGATAATAGAAAATGAATTTACCAAATAA
- the pgsA gene encoding CDP-diacylglycerol--glycerol-3-phosphate 3-phosphatidyltransferase, translated as MNLPNKLTLLRIVLIVPFLIFLELDMPIAAVLIFAIASITDFFDGYIARKDNLITKFGKLMDPLADKILVLSALTVFVELHYIPSWMVIIIFTREFLVTGLRILAASDGVVIAAAKIGKYKTASQMIVIIIVIFTKNSIISQLLMLIPVVLTIWSGYDYVIKGKKYFLDD; from the coding sequence ATGAATTTACCAAATAAATTAACTCTTTTAAGAATAGTATTAATAGTTCCATTTTTAATATTTTTAGAATTGGATATGCCAATTGCAGCAGTTTTAATATTTGCAATAGCTTCAATTACAGATTTTTTTGATGGATATATAGCTAGAAAAGATAATTTGATAACAAAATTTGGTAAATTAATGGATCCATTAGCAGATAAAATTTTAGTTTTATCTGCTTTGACGGTTTTTGTGGAATTACATTATATACCTTCTTGGATGGTAATTATTATATTTACAAGAGAATTTTTAGTGACAGGTTTGAGAATTTTGGCAGCTTCAGATGGAGTGGTTATAGCTGCTGCAAAAATTGGAAAATATAAAACAGCATCTCAAATGATAGTGATTATAATAGTTATTTTTACTAAAAATTCTATAATTAGTCAACTATTAATGTTGATCCCTGTGGTACTTACTATATGGTCTGGGTATGATTATGTAATAAAAGGTAAAAAATATTTTTTGGATGATTAA
- the proC gene encoding pyrroline-5-carboxylate reductase has product MKIGFIGAGNMGEAYISALYKEKEILFYELNNDRREYIKSKYNVESANTISDLILGVDIIFLAVKPQVMKYVLEELAELKLDNKIIISIAAGINLNFYEKYLGKNKKIVRVMPNTPALIRKGMSGVVFNENFSEKSEKNEILELLSATGETIEIDEKGLDILTAISGSGPAYVFVLINSLADGGVKLGLSKEVALKLAVETFIGSAELIKQTGKHPEQLKDMVTSPGGTTAAALFDMEKNGIRYTMESAVEACYLKVKELAGNK; this is encoded by the coding sequence ATGAAAATAGGATTTATTGGTGCTGGAAATATGGGTGAAGCTTATATAAGTGCTTTATATAAAGAAAAAGAAATTTTATTTTATGAATTAAATAATGATAGAAGAGAATATATAAAATCAAAGTATAATGTGGAATCAGCAAATACTATTTCAGATTTAATATTGGGTGTTGATATAATTTTCTTAGCAGTAAAGCCACAAGTTATGAAATATGTATTAGAAGAATTAGCAGAATTAAAGCTTGATAATAAAATTATAATTTCTATTGCAGCAGGAATAAATTTGAATTTTTATGAAAAATATCTTGGAAAAAATAAAAAAATAGTTAGAGTAATGCCAAATACTCCAGCATTAATAAGAAAAGGGATGTCAGGGGTAGTATTTAATGAAAATTTCAGCGAAAAATCTGAAAAAAATGAGATATTAGAACTATTGTCTGCAACGGGAGAAACTATAGAAATAGATGAAAAAGGATTAGATATATTAACTGCAATATCAGGAAGTGGGCCAGCATATGTTTTTGTATTGATAAATAGTTTAGCAGATGGTGGAGTTAAATTAGGACTTTCAAAAGAGGTGGCTTTAAAATTAGCTGTTGAAACATTTATTGGTTCAGCGGAGCTCATAAAACAAACAGGGAAGCATCCTGAGCAGTTAAAAGATATGGTAACTTCACCAGGTGGAACTACTGCAGCAGCACTTTTTGATATGGAGAAAAATGGAATTAGATATACAATGGAATCAGCTGTGGAGGCTTGTTATTTGAAAGTTAAGGAATTAGCTGGAAATAAATAA
- a CDS encoding YggT family protein gives MIVLIINLAVRVIEALIFIRIILSWIMPRGGQNSDFGRFINDLTEPLLAPFRVVLPLGNMGGLDLSPIILLFILDIVRNFVVRML, from the coding sequence ATGATTGTACTTATAATTAATTTAGCAGTTAGAGTAATAGAAGCGTTAATATTTATTAGGATAATATTGTCTTGGATTATGCCACGTGGTGGACAAAACAGTGATTTTGGAAGGTTTATTAATGATTTGACAGAACCATTACTTGCTCCTTTTAGAGTGGTTTTGCCACTAGGAAATATGGGAGGATTAGATTTATCACCAATTATATTGTTGTTTATTTTAGATATTGTTAGAAACTTTGTAGTGAGAATGCTTTAG
- a CDS encoding DUF167 domain-containing protein, translating into MFEEKDGKIYINLYVQPKSQKNEIIGEYNGRLKIKIRGLPADGEANKNIVNFFSKYLKTAKKNIEIVSGSTGRNKKIAILGLNLDEIKNKIL; encoded by the coding sequence ATGTTTGAAGAAAAAGATGGGAAAATATATATAAATCTATATGTGCAGCCTAAAAGTCAAAAAAATGAGATAATTGGAGAATATAATGGTAGATTAAAAATAAAAATAAGAGGTCTGCCAGCTGACGGAGAAGCCAATAAAAATATAGTTAATTTTTTCTCTAAATATTTAAAGACTGCTAAAAAAAATATAGAAATCGTATCAGGAAGTACAGGAAGAAATAAAAAAATAGCAATATTAGGACTTAACTTGGACGAAATTAAAAATAAGATTTTATAG
- a CDS encoding DRTGG domain-containing protein yields the protein MKLKEIMELIDAEIIVGEEYIKEMDIKHVGAADLMSEVLAFAKEDSLLLTGLTTPQIIRTAQMMDLAVIVLVRGKIPQQDTINLAKEVGIPVLTTKELLYTACGKLYNEKLESC from the coding sequence ATGAAATTAAAAGAGATAATGGAATTAATTGATGCGGAAATTATAGTTGGAGAGGAATATATAAAAGAGATGGATATAAAACATGTTGGTGCAGCTGATTTAATGAGTGAGGTTTTAGCATTTGCCAAAGAAGATTCGTTATTGCTAACAGGGCTAACAACACCTCAAATTATAAGAACAGCTCAAATGATGGATTTAGCAGTAATTGTTTTAGTAAGAGGGAAAATACCTCAACAAGATACTATAAATTTAGCGAAAGAGGTAGGAATACCAGTTCTTACTACAAAAGAACTTTTATATACTGCATGTGGTAAATTATATAACGAAAAACTTGAAAGTTGTTAA
- a CDS encoding CBS domain-containing protein, whose amino-acid sequence MDVKNMDILQKYKDFFKDLTAKNVMNSMLIVLKEENTFKEAQEIMKNKKISGIPIVDDNYQVINIITMEDIINALSNNQIDMKISVKQRKKVVALKMEDDFEKIVEFLSTYGFGRYPVVSENNTLIGIITKQDLLFSVVSKLSVLYLHDERRKEILDSPLSVFVKNNINKNEPQFCYSINNSNVNNAGEGSALLKNFLKEKGIETKLIRKISISTYEAEVNVVIHGGGIGKIVAEITDESIVVFVEDIGPGIESIEKAMTAGFSTAPEYIRALGFGAGMGIPNIKRFADKLIITSEKGNGVKMEMIFWREKL is encoded by the coding sequence ATGGATGTAAAAAATATGGATATTTTGCAGAAATATAAAGATTTTTTTAAAGATTTAACTGCAAAAAATGTAATGAATAGTATGCTAATAGTACTAAAAGAAGAAAATACATTTAAAGAAGCTCAAGAGATAATGAAGAATAAAAAAATATCTGGGATACCAATTGTAGATGATAATTACCAAGTTATAAATATTATAACAATGGAAGATATAATAAATGCACTTTCTAACAATCAAATTGATATGAAAATATCAGTTAAACAAAGGAAAAAAGTTGTGGCTTTAAAAATGGAGGATGATTTTGAAAAAATAGTAGAATTTTTAAGTACTTATGGATTTGGAAGATATCCTGTAGTTTCAGAAAACAATACTTTAATTGGAATAATAACAAAACAAGACCTGTTATTTTCAGTAGTTAGTAAATTGTCAGTATTATATTTGCATGATGAAAGAAGAAAAGAGATATTGGATTCTCCACTTTCTGTTTTTGTTAAAAATAATATTAATAAAAATGAACCTCAATTTTGCTATTCTATAAATAATAGTAATGTTAATAACGCAGGAGAAGGTTCAGCATTATTAAAAAATTTCTTAAAAGAAAAAGGGATAGAGACTAAATTAATAAGAAAAATAAGTATATCAACATATGAAGCAGAAGTGAATGTGGTTATTCATGGTGGCGGAATAGGAAAAATAGTTGCTGAAATTACTGATGAAAGTATAGTGGTATTTGTAGAAGATATTGGTCCTGGAATAGAAAGTATAGAAAAGGCTATGACAGCTGGATTTTCAACTGCTCCTGAATATATAAGGGCACTTGGATTTGGTGCTGGAATGGGAATACCGAATATAAAAAGATTTGCTGACAAATTAATAATCACTTCTGAAAAAGGGAATGGAGTAAAAATGGAAATGATATTTTGGAGGGAGAAATTATGA
- a CDS encoding histidinol phosphate phosphatase domain-containing protein: MMKLGNRYEFHTHTLLSDGELLISEHVRRAENLGYEVISITDHADVTNIDEILSKIGEFIKSEGQYYKIKVLPGVELTHVPPQMINELAEYSKAKGAKIVVVHGETIVEPVALKTNLYAVKSKYVDILAHPGLITEEEVKLAVENNVYLELSARKGHSLTNGHVAKLASKFGANMLVDTDAHSPDDFISQEFAYKVALASGLNSEQAYKVVSLNPLNFIKKILDL, encoded by the coding sequence ATGATGAAATTGGGGAATAGATATGAATTTCATACGCATACTTTATTAAGTGATGGAGAACTTTTAATTAGTGAACATGTAAGAAGAGCCGAAAATTTAGGTTATGAGGTTATTTCAATAACAGACCATGCAGATGTTACAAATATAGATGAAATTTTGTCAAAAATAGGTGAATTTATAAAATCAGAAGGACAATATTATAAAATAAAAGTTTTGCCAGGAGTGGAATTAACTCATGTACCACCTCAAATGATAAATGAATTAGCAGAATATTCAAAAGCAAAAGGTGCAAAAATTGTTGTAGTCCATGGAGAAACAATTGTAGAACCAGTAGCTTTAAAAACAAATTTATATGCTGTTAAATCAAAATATGTAGATATATTGGCACATCCTGGATTGATTACAGAAGAAGAAGTAAAATTAGCTGTAGAAAACAATGTATATTTAGAACTGTCAGCAAGAAAAGGACATTCTTTAACTAATGGACATGTCGCAAAATTGGCTAGCAAATTTGGAGCAAATATGTTAGTTGATACTGATGCACATTCGCCAGATGATTTTATATCACAAGAATTTGCATATAAAGTGGCACTTGCTAGTGGATTAAATAGTGAGCAGGCATATAAAGTAGTATCATTAAATCCTTTGAATTTTATAAAGAAAATTTTAGATTTATAA
- a CDS encoding CCA tRNA nucleotidyltransferase: MININLDKKLINMFNEIIKNGGKPYICGGYIRDYILNIKNKDIDIEVFNVEFQKLYDILNKFGKARIVGESYKIILIGDYEFSVPKENLDIKSAGRRRDFTMNSIYYDFESKKIIDFFNGIEDIKNGIIRLVDDKNIDDDPLRILRIAQFLARLNFKVDEKTEKIAIKNREKILNIAKERIFIEFEKILLKAKKPSLAFQWMKKIGLLKLLFPELDRLSEIEQGDKFHPEGDAFTHTMLTLDVLEINERNIEVMLAILFHDIGKAIVKTNKIGNHITFYRHEIEGAKLSKKSIKKMTSSKELAKNVFSLIKYHMVPFNFSKSINRKTIKKLSVKVDFLNLMLLHKADYLGRKNIDENILYVKESIEIYENIKEETKPIIKGKDVIKLGIKPGPEIGKILKLIYIAQLEEKFSDYESGIKYLENYISKWNKNINKEM, from the coding sequence ATGATTAATATAAATTTAGATAAAAAATTAATTAATATGTTTAATGAAATAATAAAAAATGGTGGGAAGCCTTATATTTGTGGCGGATATATAAGAGATTATATATTAAATATTAAAAATAAGGATATTGATATTGAGGTTTTTAATGTAGAATTTCAAAAGTTATATGATATATTAAATAAATTTGGAAAAGCTAGAATCGTTGGAGAAAGTTATAAAATAATTTTAATTGGAGATTATGAATTTTCTGTTCCAAAAGAAAATTTAGATATAAAATCAGCAGGAAGAAGAAGAGATTTTACAATGAATTCTATATATTATGATTTTGAAAGTAAAAAAATAATAGATTTTTTTAATGGAATAGAAGATATAAAAAATGGTATAATTAGATTAGTTGATGATAAAAATATAGATGATGACCCTTTAAGGATTTTAAGGATAGCACAATTTTTAGCGAGATTAAATTTTAAAGTAGATGAAAAAACAGAAAAGATAGCAATAAAAAATAGAGAAAAAATTTTAAACATAGCAAAAGAAAGAATATTTATAGAATTTGAAAAAATATTGTTGAAGGCAAAAAAACCTTCGTTAGCATTTCAATGGATGAAAAAAATTGGATTATTAAAGTTATTATTTCCTGAATTGGATAGATTAAGCGAAATCGAACAAGGAGACAAATTTCATCCTGAAGGGGATGCATTCACACATACAATGTTAACATTAGATGTGTTAGAAATTAATGAAAGGAATATAGAGGTTATGTTGGCTATATTATTTCACGACATAGGAAAGGCAATTGTAAAAACTAATAAAATAGGGAATCATATTACATTTTATAGACATGAAATAGAAGGAGCTAAATTATCAAAAAAAAGTATAAAAAAAATGACTAGTTCTAAAGAGTTAGCTAAAAATGTTTTTAGTTTAATAAAATATCATATGGTACCATTTAATTTTTCAAAATCAATAAATAGAAAAACTATAAAAAAATTATCAGTAAAAGTTGATTTTTTAAATTTGATGTTACTGCATAAAGCAGATTATTTAGGGAGAAAGAATATAGATGAAAATATTTTATACGTTAAGGAATCAATTGAAATATACGAAAATATAAAAGAAGAGACAAAACCTATAATTAAAGGGAAGGACGTTATAAAACTAGGTATAAAACCTGGTCCTGAAATAGGTAAAATATTAAAATTAATATATATAGCTCAATTAGAAGAAAAGTTTTCAGATTATGAAAGTGGGATTAAATATTTGGAAAACTATATTTCAAAATGGAATAAAAATATAAATAAGGAGATGTAA
- the ispG gene encoding flavodoxin-dependent (E)-4-hydroxy-3-methylbut-2-enyl-diphosphate synthase produces MATYTKKIKVGDIFIGGTENVIIQSMTNTDTRDIEATVNQILELEEAGCELVRVTVQDIEAGNAIKEIKKKINIPLIADIHFDYRLAILAIENGIDKLRINPGNIGEDWKVEKVVEKAKEKNIPIRIGVNGGSLEKHILEKFGHPTAEAMVESAMYHIKLLEKFNFKDILISLKSSDVRVMNKAYRMIKEKVDYPLHLGVTEAGTFFQGTVKSAIGIGSLLLDNIGDTMRVSLTENPVEEIKVAKEILKVLGIRKNGIEIISCPTCGRTEIDLIGLAKKVEKEFSNIEKPLKIAVMGCIVNGPGEAKEADFGVAGGKGVGIIFKKGEIVKKVKEADILKELREIVNRG; encoded by the coding sequence ATGGCAACATATACAAAAAAGATAAAAGTAGGAGATATATTTATAGGTGGGACAGAAAATGTAATAATTCAATCAATGACAAATACAGACACAAGAGATATAGAGGCAACTGTAAATCAAATTTTAGAACTTGAAGAAGCAGGTTGTGAATTAGTGAGAGTTACAGTTCAAGATATAGAAGCAGGAAATGCTATAAAAGAGATAAAGAAAAAAATTAATATTCCTCTTATAGCAGATATACATTTTGACTATAGATTAGCAATATTAGCAATAGAAAATGGGATAGATAAGTTAAGAATAAATCCAGGGAACATTGGAGAAGATTGGAAAGTAGAAAAAGTTGTAGAAAAAGCAAAAGAAAAAAATATTCCAATTAGAATAGGTGTAAATGGTGGTTCATTAGAAAAACATATATTAGAAAAATTTGGACATCCTACAGCTGAAGCTATGGTGGAAAGTGCAATGTATCATATAAAATTATTAGAAAAATTTAATTTTAAAGATATATTAATTTCGTTAAAATCAAGTGATGTAAGAGTGATGAATAAAGCATATAGAATGATAAAAGAAAAAGTTGATTATCCACTTCATCTTGGAGTAACAGAAGCTGGGACTTTCTTTCAAGGAACTGTAAAATCAGCAATTGGAATAGGAAGTTTATTATTAGATAATATTGGTGATACAATGAGAGTATCATTAACAGAAAATCCTGTTGAAGAGATAAAAGTGGCAAAAGAGATTCTAAAAGTTTTAGGTATAAGGAAAAATGGAATAGAGATAATATCTTGTCCAACTTGTGGAAGAACAGAAATTGATTTAATTGGACTTGCAAAAAAAGTGGAAAAAGAGTTTAGTAATATAGAAAAGCCATTAAAAATTGCTGTAATGGGGTGTATTGTAAATGGTCCTGGGGAAGCCAAAGAAGCAGATTTTGGAGTAGCAGGAGGAAAAGGTGTGGGAATAATATTTAAAAAAGGGGAAATAGTTAAAAAAGTAAAAGAGGCGGATATACTTAAAGAGCTAAGGGAAATTGTGAATAGGGGATGA
- a CDS encoding sensor domain-containing diguanylate cyclase: MKSSKLKMIYALITILFIFIIVELNINSGIEDIKNNKKILKNINSELNERYFMKIERLLDKLSNNKNIFNKNVGENIFEILKENLDLGIIYILDKDGNVFISTTKGMYGKNYKFRDYYKKIILDGKDKYIDYAVGNVTKKRGMYFSKLIVNNKDKFVLVIKLNLKKVDSFLKKYKENINLILSDGVIIASNREENILKTTGKNMKKDYKKYNGINIISIKNKLDKKYNMILYKNHTNDKIVMFEEKNIINLKEKDYKIILIIFIIMFLFIIIIYFILKKLNEIEEIKENLKKYLWVIEQNPLSIILTDKEFNIEYVNVEYLKRYKIYKPIVGEKFELKEDWNEIHKFLKSDNVWQDERRNTKNGNWEKLIMSTLRDENGEIVNHVITEEDITERKLLEEKLKKLATIDEMTKTYNRRAGLEILDRKILMANREHIGISVIYVDVDNLKSTNDIYSHKEGDNLILTVVKIMKESIREEDIITRLGGDEFLIVLIDCKLEDINLVLNRMEEKRKIYNNNSNKEYEISFSCGTANYNKKRHKNSMKLINEADSKMYIEKSKHKNCEE, encoded by the coding sequence ATGAAAAGTAGTAAATTAAAAATGATATATGCTTTAATAACTATTTTATTTATATTTATAATTGTTGAATTAAATATAAATAGCGGGATTGAAGATATAAAAAACAATAAAAAGATTTTAAAAAATATAAATTCTGAATTAAATGAAAGATATTTTATGAAAATAGAAAGATTATTAGATAAATTATCTAATAATAAAAATATATTTAATAAAAATGTAGGAGAAAATATTTTTGAAATTTTAAAAGAAAATTTAGATTTAGGTATAATTTATATATTGGATAAAGATGGAAACGTTTTTATATCTACAACAAAAGGGATGTACGGAAAAAATTATAAGTTTAGAGATTATTATAAAAAAATAATATTGGATGGGAAAGATAAATATATTGATTATGCAGTAGGAAATGTTACAAAAAAAAGAGGAATGTACTTTAGCAAATTAATAGTTAATAATAAAGATAAATTCGTATTAGTAATAAAATTAAATTTGAAAAAAGTTGATAGTTTTTTAAAAAAATATAAAGAAAATATAAATTTAATATTAAGTGATGGAGTAATAATAGCTTCAAATCGAGAAGAAAATATATTAAAAACAACTGGAAAAAATATGAAAAAAGATTATAAAAAATATAATGGAATAAATATTATAAGTATAAAAAATAAATTAGATAAAAAATATAATATGATACTATATAAAAATCATACCAATGATAAAATAGTAATGTTTGAAGAAAAAAATATAATAAATTTAAAAGAAAAAGACTATAAAATTATATTGATAATTTTCATTATAATGTTTTTATTTATTATAATTATATATTTTATTTTAAAGAAACTTAATGAAATAGAGGAAATAAAAGAAAATTTAAAAAAATATCTTTGGGTAATAGAGCAAAATCCTCTTTCTATTATTTTAACAGATAAAGAGTTTAATATCGAGTATGTAAATGTTGAGTATCTAAAAAGATATAAGATATATAAACCTATAGTTGGAGAAAAATTTGAATTAAAAGAGGATTGGAATGAGATACATAAATTTTTAAAAAGTGATAATGTTTGGCAAGATGAAAGAAGAAATACTAAAAATGGAAATTGGGAAAAATTAATAATGTCAACATTAAGAGATGAAAATGGTGAAATAGTAAATCATGTAATAACAGAAGAGGATATAACAGAAAGAAAATTATTAGAAGAGAAATTAAAAAAATTAGCAACAATAGATGAAATGACAAAAACATATAATAGAAGAGCAGGTTTGGAAATTTTAGATAGAAAGATATTAATGGCAAATAGAGAACATATAGGAATATCTGTGATATATGTAGATGTTGATAATTTGAAATCAACAAATGATATATATAGTCATAAAGAGGGTGATAATCTTATATTAACAGTAGTAAAAATAATGAAAGAAAGCATAAGAGAAGAGGATATAATAACTAGATTAGGTGGAGATGAATTTTTAATTGTTTTAATAGATTGTAAATTAGAAGATATAAATTTAGTATTAAATAGAATGGAAGAAAAAAGAAAAATATATAATAATAATTCAAATAAAGAATATGAAATTTCTTTTAGTTGTGGAACTGCTAATTATAATAAAAAAAGACATAAAAATAGTATGAAATTAATTAATGAAGCTGATAGTAAAATGTATATTGAAAAATCAAAACATAAAAATTGCGAGGAGTGA
- a CDS encoding MazG-like family protein, with product MNFKYFPKLNGLNKITMETTALKLMEEAGELSQAISKFRGLNGEKVNMTEEEVLEKITGELLDVMQVCATMTYVIEEKYDINLDDALVKHLKKLKDRGYVK from the coding sequence ATGAATTTTAAATATTTTCCAAAATTAAACGGATTAAATAAAATAACAATGGAAACAACAGCTTTAAAACTTATGGAAGAAGCTGGAGAATTGTCACAAGCTATTTCTAAATTTAGAGGATTAAATGGAGAAAAAGTTAATATGACAGAAGAAGAGGTATTGGAAAAAATAACAGGAGAACTTTTGGATGTAATGCAAGTGTGTGCAACAATGACATATGTTATAGAGGAAAAATATGATATTAACTTAGATGATGCTTTAGTAAAACATTTGAAAAAACTAAAAGATAGAGGTTATGTAAAATAG